The genomic stretch AGGTTCGTCAGCGTCTTCGTCAGCGTGCCCAGCATTCCCAGGTCCGAGAGAACCTCGGCGGGCGAGCTCGTCAGCCACTTGAACTCCTCCTCCGACAATCCCACTTCTCCCTTCAGTACTTCCCAAGGGCTACTCGTCTCTGGCTTTGCTGATACTGCTGACGACAGCATTCTCGCCACTCCTGCTGAGTGTGAACACAGGAACTCTCCTTCGAAACTTCGTGATTCCCCTGGTAAATGGCTGAGtgtataatttttgttCAGCGCGTTAACCAGCTTTGTTATTAACAGTGAATTGGGCCTCGGTTTCCATCTCAGTGCTTGTTGGAGTATGCTACAACATATCATTCTAGACTTTAACGACTCTCTATTTTCAGAAGAATAGTCCGAATggttaatattattacatTTTAGCGATGTGTTGAAATCTTCCAAATCGAGGTTGATTTTTTTTGACAATTCTGGTTCAATGGAGATTGAAACTTTTGATAGTCCTACCAAACACAAATCATCAATTGACAACAACTTGTTGCAATCTAGAACCAAACAAGACATACTTAAGGAACAATAACGTAATTATAactcatatatttatttatttgggGAGAAATGAACgttataatgtgtatacgTGGATTGAGGATGGAATCTTGAATGGGGAAGTAGAATACGAAATTACTTTGTAAATAATGGATGTTTCTGATGAAAATCCTGATGTAAGTTCCTCGGAGCCGAATAATTCTGCGAAAAAGAAACTTAAATGGAAAGAGTTGGAAATACCCTCAGATTTGGTTTCTGAAGGCTTAGTTTGTTTGGAAATTTTAGATAATGGAAGCCATGAAGAGAATGTAGCTCCGAAACCAAAAAAACGGAAAAAGGTAGATAAATCTGATTCAAAAAAAAGTGACCCTGCGGAGGTGGTTGATAATAGTtttgatgaaaatgaagttattaaaaatacaaggGATTGGAGTAATATCGCTAAGGATTTCACAATTCCGTCTgctattttaaacaatttatataaaaacaacttGAGATCCCCTACACCTATTCAAAAGTTGGCCTTTAGACCGTCGATATTGGAAAAGAATGACGTGCTAATATCGTCCGAAACGGTGAggattttttataaatatttgtctCAGGGCTCGGGAAAAACGCTGTGTTTTGTTCTTCCGATTGTAATTTCACTGTACAACCAAAGAacggaaaataaaatagaatgTTTGGCACTTTTACCGACGAGGGAACTGGCAATTCAAGTTAAGAAAATATTCTTCTTGACTATAGAAGGGCTGAACCTGAGAGTTCTGGCACTAATCGGCGGGATTGCGATACAGAAGCAGGAGCGCCTGCTCAAGAAGGACCCTAGCATAGTGGTGGCAACACCAGGAAGGCTGGAGGACTTTCTGAGGGAGGGCAAGCTGAAGGGAATGTTTGAACTCAAGTTCCTGGTGCTGGACGAAGTGGATAAGTTTTTTGAGGACAACTCATTCAAGGAGGTGGAGTCCATCGTAAAATACGTAAAGAGGCAGAAAATACAGCACTTTTTGAGCTCAGCAACGATACTGAACGTAGGTTTAGGCCTTGAATCAATAAATGCGTAGATGAAGGACAACCTGAACAGTTTGTTTAAGCTGCTGTCAATAAGTAACCCTAGAGTGTGCATATGCTCCAGAGATAAGCAGCTGGTGGTACCATACGCGGAACTTGCAGACGgtaaaattttacacaaaaaaaCATTCACGGACACACACACGTCACTGCCGGAAAACCTGGTGTTCAAAGTAATAGAATCGGAGGAAAAATACAAGGTACGCATGAGTTAGGCCTTGAACACCAGTTTTAACGACTTAAAAATTGGTGATTGATAACGTTGATAGGAAGTGAGGCTTATTTCATACTTGGTGGAGCACTTGTGTAACgcggaaaataaaaagtgcCTCATATTCGTTAACACTGTAACATACGTGTATAGACTGGAGTCGCTGCTGAGGTACTTAGGCGCTGACTAAAGGATGTGTAGTTTAATTCTCTGGAAGGACGTGCACGAGTCGGGCATTAAGAAGAAGTACTGCGCAACGTTCAAGGCCGACACGAAGTTGGACTACGTGTCGGGGATACACTCGAGGCtgaagcagaagcagaGGCTTAAGAGGCTGGAAAGGTATGTAGGAGTGCAAAAATATGCTGCTGTAGcttttcaaaaaataataagtcGATTTTAATCTCGACGGATGTGGCGTCCAGGGGTTTGGACATACCGAACATCGACATTGTCATCCACTTTCAGCCGCCCAAAAACAAGTCGCTCTTTTTGCACAGATCAGGAAGAACGGCACGCCTGAATGAAGGAGGTACGTATTTAGTTGTTTTCTCGTCGATGGCTGAAACGAGTGGCTGAATGTTAATGAGGCAATTTTTAGGAGTTTCAGTCTGTGTTTGCTGTCCCAGCGACAAGGAGACCTGGATAGGCCTGTTCAAGgaaatcaataaaaactTTGAGCAGATGGAGTTCATAGAGGAGATTCCGAGCGATGAGTTCATGAGTGAGTTTAGTGGCGATCATTGTCGTAATTAGAGTACCAGAGCCTCCTGAGGCTGGCAGAAACCATAGAGCAGAACGAGTTCAGGGTGAGCCAAAGTCATTTAAACCTGGCTTAGATGtcgaaggagaagaaagtGTCGAACTGGTTCAAAAACGCAGCCAAAAAGGCGGACATAATGTTGAGTGACgaggaagaggacgagGATAACATGAGGTCGAGGAGTTACAAGTTCATGAAGtcggagaagaagaagctgctcaaGGTACCCAACGGCCCTATTAATAGTGATTTGCAGATTCGCTCTGAGATCGGAATCGACAATTAGCTTAAGAATCCCTTTAATATGGTTGGCACATTCATATCTCGGTACACGGCGCCTTGTGTATCTGGCAGCCTAGTTCCTAGCGTAGTCTGTGTCTCAGTGTGTTTGATGTGTTTTGTATAAAAAGGGTTCAGAGGACTTGGGGGTTTAGAGGATATGGTTAATTAGCACTACTTGTGCAACGTGGAATCCACGGTactttaattaattatcgCGGAATGAGGTctataaattgaaattatGCAATTTTCACTTTGAAAAGGTAAACAGATGACGTTTAAGGCTCTTTTTTTACACGGCTTGACCCAGGATTCGAAAATTATCGCAAATGAGTCTTCCTACATCAGGGGCCTGTTATCCAAAATACTCGACCTTTCTTACATTGACGCTCCCTACACCTTGGACACGTACCCTGTTTTTTGTCATGTGACCAACGAAAAGACTGATGAGGAGCTGAGGAAAATGGAGAGCATGTTCAGGGAGAACTACTACAAAAAGCACGGGAGGAAGGAGACTTACGGCAAAACTTGGTACTACACTGACTTGGTTGGAGCCTACTCTCCTCAGATGAAGGACGTTGCCATAATCGGCATTGATAAATCCCTTGATTTCGTCCTAGATGAGTGCAGGAAGGCCAACTACGATGGGCTGGTTGGATTCAGCCAGGGTTCCCTTATTTCCACTTTGTTGACCAAAAAACTGTGTAATGAATCCCGTCCGGAGTGGAAACCTAAGTTTTGTCTTCTTTTCAGCTGTCCAATGCCTTACACATACCCTCTCAAAACACTTCTGACCTCTCCCCCTAAGATTCCAGTCCCTTCGCTTCATGTTCTCGGCAAGAGTGACAAATTGGTCCAGAACGCGCGTTCTTTGATGCTTGCTGAATGCTATAATGAGCCCACTGTTCATTACCATGACGGAGGCCACCACGTCCCTTATAGTGACGAGCTTTCAGCTTATGAAAAGTTTTTTGCAAATATACCAAAATGATTTcaatttgttatattattcactatatatttattaatgtcGAGACGATTAGCTAGCTTTAAGCTGCCTGGTGTTGAAGTTCAGAGGCTTCCTGTAGGCGCCAGGCGTTCTCCAACCGAGAAACCGGCTAAAGAGGCCGATGGCAAGTACACATCTGCATATTCTCTATTTAAAACTACACATAAGCTGTCTGAGGAGGGGTACAGGAAGTATGGCGTAGAACAGGGTCTCATGCCCCCTTACTTGGCAAATCCGGACTCCTTTGCCCCGGATTCCAAGCATCTTTACTCTGATTTTGATGACTGTAACGTGTACAACGTTGGATCGGTCGTAAAATTGGACACAAATCAGCTTTTTGGTGATCTTCCTGAGGGATTGTGTGGTACTTGGCTGATTAGATTAATGATCTTCAGGCGACGCGGCTAAAGACATAGCTCTGCTGCCGCAGGACGAGCCTCTAGGGCTGGTCAACAGGAAGTCTGCAATTGAAATCATATCGCAACTGAGACAATACGCACTCAATGTTGGTGGAGGCCTGAGGTCAAGGGGCGTCCTGCTGGATGGCAAAAGGGGCTCCGGAAAGGTTTGTGGCAGCTGAATCACCATATTTAGAGTTTCGTCTTGAACCACGTGGCTCTCTGGGCGCGCAGGAACGGCTGGATGGTCATCCATGAGCCCAGCGCCTCAAAGTACGCGACGGAGGTCGGGAGCATCAAGAGGTCGAACGCAGGCGTGTACATACAGGTTAGTCGCCGGAACACATGGATTCGTAGCTGGAGTTCGCGAAGTCGTTTCTGGAGCGCGTGTTGATGAAAAATGAGCATTTTTTGGCCCAGATGCCAGTTGTTAGGCCGCTGTACGGGCTGGTCTCCCTGGACGGCAATCACCTGAGCTACAGCAAGAGGATGTTCGACCCAGTGATTGAGAAGATAATaaaggaggagctggataTTTTAAAGGAGGACTCGAACCCGGACGTAGGTGTAAGCTGGTTAGACGTGTTTAGGAGCTGGAATGTGCTCGCGAGAAGCTGAATCTGTGGAACACCTACAGGAAGCAGTTCAAAATACCCGTTCTCAGGTTCGCCCATCACCCAGACCAATTTCTCAGTGACCGATTGCAAAGCCCTAAAACGCTCTTGGAGATTGCCGACTTCGGTGTAAACAACGAGACTTTCGCAAATCAGGCGGTCTATGAGCTGTTCAACCAGCTTAAACACCAGACCATGTTCCCTCTTCTTTTCATTGTCGGCAAGTTTCTGTGCTCTTAATGCTGCGTAGACGAGTACAACGAGTGCTTCACTGCCTCCGAGTACCTTTCCATCAAGTACGAGAACACCAAGTTCAACGGGTGGATTCCCAGCTACCACCTTACAATGCCCAGGCTGTTTCACAAGTTCGACGGATCGGAGTACAAAAACGGTGAGTTGTTACCTGGTAACATTCAAGCCCCTGCTTAACACACTTTACTTAGCCAGGAGTGCCCTTGAGTTCAGCTATGGGTGCACTTGGCCATCTGGGTCATTTGACTGTTTCTTTACCTTACTTCACACCCATTCTTATGTATTTGGCATTGTAACTCGTTGATTTAGGGTTCAAAATTGTTGCTACTAGTTggacgaagaggaagagaagGGACTTTAAGCCCGAGTTGCTGGGAGTCTTGTAAGCTCCTCCGAGTAAATTGTCCGTATTTTAGGCCCAACGAAGTCAGGACTGTTCGTAACTTCACCCAGCGGGAGTTTGCAAACTACATTTTACACTTGAAGAACTCTCGCGTGATTTACAACTTCCCCAACGACAAAATCAACTACTTTTACATGTTGACAGGTTCCTCACTCTCATTTTTATGTTACACTCAGGTGGCAACGGCTTTGAATCCAGGAGGTTGCTGTCAACGCtgtattagttattttttctGGGCTTTGCAACTTGGTTAACCGCAGTGCCTCTTCGGCCGTAACACTTTAAGGCTGAGCCCTGCcatgtataatattgtacaagATTACTTCGCTAGGTTCTAACTTAGAGTTAATTTTCCGGCAGCTTGAGCACGAAAAATTGATGTTCCATTGCTTCCTCGGGCGTGGGTCTCTTTGACGGATCCAAGTTTAAGACATACCTTATGAACTCCCCGAACACTCGGTGTTCCGGCTTCACCAGATCCTATTATAGTCGTTACGCGCTACGCACTCGTTTACTTACCAGCAGTGGCTTGCACTCTTCAACTCTGTATATTGAAGACTTCGATTTGGCGCCGTCAGGCCTACGTCAGCGTCATTTCAGCGTGCACTCGTGGTGTGCAGACACTAATGTATCTTGCCACCTGAATATCTACCTGCCAAGCTTACCAATTTAGTTTGGGCGACTCTGAATCAACGTATTCTTTTCCATGCGACTTCCTTGCCGATGTTATCATGTCCTCTGGGAAGGGTCCGACGATTTTTTCCTGAATCCGCGTTATTCTTGTTATTCGTCTTTTTAGTAGCTTTCGGTATCTAGTCAACGTTGTTTACCATCATCGCCAGGTGCTCCATGTGGCTGTGTGTTCTGAAGAGCAAATTCCCTGTGTATAACTCCATTAGTGTGCAGCCCAGTGACCATAAATCACTGGAATAACTCCAACCGATGTCTAAACAAATGTATTAGCAGTCATGCTAGGATGACTAATGTATTAGTGGTACTGTTAGCCTGACTAATGTTTTAGCAACGTCTGCCGTTACTGGTTCTCTAAGCTGACTAATAGGGTAATTTGCGAGCTAATTACTTAGTAGACTAATAATTGGCAGTGGCCACTGGGCCTGCAAACCGTATACTAAGTTTACCTAGAATCACTTCTGGTGCTCTGTACTGCCTCGTGTTAATTATCGAGCTGTGGTACTCGTCCTCGTAGATTGCGCTTCCGAAGTCGATCAGCTTTATGTCCGAGGTCGCAGGCCTCTTCGTCATCATGCCCGTCTACGCATTCGTGTCCAACTCTTCACTTACTGTCGATCTTGGAAAGGGCACTTCGATGTATTCGTTTTTTCCTGACACGAGGAGTATGTTCTCCGGCTTTATGTCCGTGTGTATCAGCCTCTTGTTCCTCAGGAACGCCAGCCCCTTCAGGAGCTGGTACGC from Theileria orientalis strain Shintoku DNA, chromosome 1, complete genome encodes the following:
- a CDS encoding ATP-dependent RNA helicase, whose protein sequence is MDVSDENPDVSSSEPNNSAKKKLKWKELEIPSDLVSEGLVCLEILDNGSHEENVAPKPKKRKKVDKSDSKKSDPAEVVDNSFDENEVIKNTRDWSNIAKDFTIPIFYKYLSQGSGKTLCFVLPIVISLYNQRTENKIECLALLPTRELAIQVKKIFFLTIEGLNLRVLALIGGIAIQKQERLLKKDPSIVVATPGRLEDFLREGKLKGMFELKFLVLDEVDKFFEDNSFKEVESIVKYVKRQKIQHFLSSATILNMKDNLNSLFKLLSISNPRVCICSRDKQLVVPYAELADGKILHKKTFTDTHTSLPENLVFKVIESEEKYKEVRLISYLVEHLCNAENKKCLIFVNTVTYVYRLESLLSLILWKDVHESGIKKKYCATFKADTKLDYVSGIHSRLKQKQRLKRLESFSKNNKSILISTDVASRGLDIPNIDIVIHFQPPKNKSLFLHRSGRTARLNEGGVSVCVCCPSDKETWIGLFKEINKNFEQMEFIEEIPSDEFMKYQSLLRLAETIEQNEFRMSKEKKVSNWFKNAAKKADIMLSDEEEDEDNMRSRSYKFMKSEKKKLLKIRSEIGIDN